The genomic region TTTTCGCCTGTGTGATCTCGCCCAAAACCGCCTGATTTTCTGCCCAAGCGATACCATTTGAGAATATCATCGTGGCGTCTTTCCTTGATGGCAATATCAATGAGGGTTTCTGTGTCAGGAAAATGAGCCCATCTTGAGGCCCTGTCTCGAACCGGAAGCTGTAAAGCCGGCAACGGCCATGTAGAGCCCTTTGGGCGCGTGCCTTTTTCCAGATATGACATCATGTGAGTTCTTACCGTCTCCCAAACGCCGGCTTTGATGGCTATTTTCTCGAGCTGTGAATATTTCTCAAGGCCGGGTCGATCAAAAAACTCGAAGGCGGCGTACGCTGCCGCTAAAAGATAATTTTTCTCGTTAAATGCCATGTCGCGCAAAAGCTCTTCTAGTTGAGATGCAATGCCCGGCGCCTTCTCAAGGGTCGCCGCGAATCCTTTATAGGCCCACTCACGCGCTTTTTCGATTTGTTTATCTTGAATAAGTCTTTTGACCAATTCTACATAACAATCGGTATGGACCGTTTCTCGCTCCAGTATTCCATTAATTTCGTTCTTCTGATCGGCCCTTTCAAGCGCATGAAGTAGCCAGCGCACCACTCTTTCTCGGCGATATTTTGATGAGAAATCGTCCGTTTTGTCAGCCTGTCTTTTGGGTAGCTTGGCTAATCTTGCCGACAAGACGTCGGCGACCTCATTCCAATCGTGTGAAGATGCCTTGCCACGATCCAATGGACCCTTAAGGCCATCGAGAATTCCGTATTCATCCTGAAGATTCAGATCAATCTCCCATAAAAGACGCTGCGGCGTTGAAAGTCCTGACCGCATGACCGCTTGATAGACCACCTCCATGCACGAGGCGATTTCCATACCCGTTTCGCCCTCGTCATTAGACTCATTAATTTGGCCAATGCCCCGTTCCATCAGATAAGCGCCCAGATCGACGACGAGATCGGCCTGATTGTTTGCAAGAAGCGCCTCCAATCGTTTTTTTACAGGCGAATAGTCGGGGATATTATGCTCTCCATCCCAATGGTTGGACCAGGAAGGTTCGCTTGAGATCGCATTGATTTCCTTGCGTATGGCTTTGACGATCTTATCGGTATCGCCTTTTTTCAAATGGTCGCTATCTGCAAGCTTTCGACTGAGCTCAGGTAAAATATTTTCACCCTTCATCACAAGATCGACCAATTCCTCTTTTGAAAGTTCCTCCAGATGCGAGCGCACTCTATTATTTTTTCTTGATGGCGTGCGTTGCTTCTCGATGCCCTCATCATCTTCGCATTCCTCTTCATAGTCCGCATCGTCATTTTCTCCTGAAAGCTTCAGAAGTCTCTCATCATCCGGTGCAGCAAACGGGACATTCTTCTTGTTCTTGCAAACATCAAGATAAACCAAAATCATCGCAACAGCATGTTTACACCCAACGGCATAGGGGCAGGTGCATTCGGAAAAAAGTCCGTTATCGGCATTAAGCCCGGCCCGTGTGGAATACAATTCGGTGCCATGCACAGATGCCAGCAATGAGCCATCAGCCATCATGCACAGATCATGCACAGATCCTCCACACGCCTTTGATAGGACTTGCCACGGCCAACGATGCGTTCACCGGCCCATTCATTGAGGTCTTCCCAGGTGAGATTCATCAAACTGGATTTGACATTCATCTGATATCCCTCCGTTAAATCTCATCCATTAATTTTGCTATCTGCTCTGGTGCAGGAAGTTCCTTCCGTAAGCTCCGAGGCAGGTCTGTGACGATTTGATATTTGGCCACTCCGATCGGTTTTCTGCTTTCGCGAAGGGCGTATTCGACGATGGTTCTGTTTTTATCCTTACACAGAATGATGCCGATGGAAGGATTTTCGTTTTTGTCCTTAACAATCGAGTCGAGAGCGGCGAGATAAAATTGCATTTTTCCGGCATATTCTGGCTTGAAATCGCCTGTTTTTAATTCCATGGCGACAAGACATTTCAATCTACGATGATACAACAGAATATCGATGAAAAATTCCCTACCGTCTATCTCAAGGCGAAATTGGTTACCGACAAACGCAAATGATCCTCCCATTTCCACGAGGAAACGATTCATTTTATTCATT from Deltaproteobacteria bacterium harbors:
- a CDS encoding SWIM zinc finger domain-containing protein, with the translated sequence MMADGSLLASVHGTELYSTRAGLNADNGLFSECTCPYAVGCKHAVAMILVYLDVCKNKKNVPFAAPDDERLLKLSGENDDADYEEECEDDEGIEKQRTPSRKNNRVRSHLEELSKEELVDLVMKGENILPELSRKLADSDHLKKGDTDKIVKAIRKEINAISSEPSWSNHWDGEHNIPDYSPVKKRLEALLANNQADLVVDLGAYLMERGIGQINESNDEGETGMEIASCMEVVYQAVMRSGLSTPQRLLWEIDLNLQDEYGILDGLKGPLDRGKASSHDWNEVADVLSARLAKLPKRQADKTDDFSSKYRRERVVRWLLHALERADQKNEINGILERETVHTDCYVELVKRLIQDKQIEKAREWAYKGFAATLEKAPGIASQLEELLRDMAFNEKNYLLAAAYAAFEFFDRPGLEKYSQLEKIAIKAGVWETVRTHMMSYLEKGTRPKGSTWPLPALQLPVRDRASRWAHFPDTETLIDIAIKERRHDDILKWYRLGRKSGGFGRDHTGEKVAQAVQVTHPDEALSIWKALAAQEISQAKPAAYQTAGHYLKKMKAVYNRTNNEAAWTQHMAELREHNKRRPRMLDVLNSLEGQRTRIVQ